Genomic DNA from Raphanus sativus cultivar WK10039 unplaced genomic scaffold, ASM80110v3 Scaffold2540, whole genome shotgun sequence:
CCGAGCCTTGATCTCcatgacctccagcttcagaCTCATGCTCATCTCCCCCCTCATGCTCAAGGTGGGAGATATCTTGTTCTTCCCGAGTAGTGTGTTCTTgactactctgatcctgggacactccaatgcCTAGCCCCTCCATAATAATCCTCAAGCTCCTGGCTCTGTCAGATTGCTGAGTTAAATCCTCAAGATCCTTCCAGTTCTCACCCTCATAGTAGCCCTTATCCTCCATGAATTTCACATCCCGGGAGATCAACATCCTTCTTGCCTTGgtatcaaaacacttgtaacccttttgaCTTGTTGATGTAAGACTGGAATCACTCCAACTTTAGATCACTTGATGATCAGCAGATTCCAAGCTTAGCTCGCGGAAGGTGGGGTGTTGGTAGAGATGGAGGTGAagttttgattgactctctcaatccgtGGGtgttgattgactctctcaatctgtgtctcaaggcTCTTGAATCTCTCAATGAACCTATGAACCACGAGCTCTATAGTCTTCAAATGTTTCTCACACTTTGAAACTAAAGAACAGATTTTTATGCAAAGAAACTCTTTGATAAAAGATAAACTTAAATTATTTCTTGATTGGTTGAAAGGTAATTTACAATGAAATACTAGAcagagcttatataggctcgtgCCATAACTTAGCTAGAAAACTAGAACaaagaaagaagcaaacaaataagGAAAACCGATAAACTAGCCGTTGGAGAATATCTTGGTTCCAATGGCTTTCTTCAAGGGATTTGATTCTGGTTTTGTATCTGGACGGTTTGAGGGAATAGGTAAGCTTCTTGGGAACATCTTTAATGTTGAATACTTTGTCGAAATCCTTGTAGTCTTGGCTCAGAAAGAGCTGTTGGGAATTGATGGCAAAtgactccaaataaggcaagtaATAGCAAGAGTAGATCCGCCTGATCCACTGGGTGCTGGAGCATGGAATGAATGTTGAAGCAGCTTCTGGATGGTAAATaatctctcctggtcgccaagtctTGGTTTGGCAaagattgaaccggtgagactccaaataaggcaggtgcagaactggtttgaccggttttagagattggaccataacttcagatttccgtggacttttctcttcattcttggctttctggaaagctaagagattcTTCTTGAAGTGCATGATTTGGTTTGGGTCAGAACGCTTCTTCGTTGGGCTTGAAACATCTTCTAAACTGGGATACTCGCAGgtggatgggctggggaacctccggtttgtaaaattcatatcttcctgGTCTGAGTAGCTTTGGGGTTTCTTCCAATTGGGCTTGTCtccttgttgagtgtagaacgcatgaaaattggtttcatgtcTAAACTCCTCCGGGTTAGTGAGATACATCGTCTTGACTGAACACATATCCTGGTTGGTCCGGTTtggaaagacttcttcttcttttggaaaggcttcctgtttaggaaggacttcgtCGTCTTCTGGAAAGGTTTCCTGTTTAGGAcggacttcttcttcatctggaagggcttcctgaacttctggttcagctactgatttgatgaccacatcattccctcccccttgtaaaggttttgacctcaaaactggataacctgatacaccacaatagagcaagtcaggtttcattctcttttgggagtttagaaccttaccttgatacaatttttgtttggtgatgcatggtgcatctggtggctcttctttgacAAAGTGTGAAAGGATCACGCCTCTACTATGCTTATGGCCATTGAATCTCTTCTGGAGTGGATGGATCTTCAAGGTTTCTTTGGCCACGTTTCTGGTCTCTCTTGGAATTGATTTTCCTAGCAACaaaagagtatccggtgggatttctttgaagctttcttctttgcaacctgaaataaTCTCACCATTTTGGACAAGAagcaagtgcattatatctgtgtttggacacttataaacaaaatgtgaaatttccagacttactttgatagcttccacaagctgaagaattattttcttctttgggcTGCTTGTGTTGGTTTGCTGCCTTCCTTGCAACTTTTGATCTTGGTTTGGATGATCTTCTATTTTAagtattcctggatcaaaactttttggcaaagacaagtgcatcacacaagaattttgaaccaataaatcagattgaataaaactatcactaattttagataaatcagttttcttttctagtgatgtttctttcaatgaTTTCTTAGTTGGACAAGCtacagcaaagtgtcctcttttatgacatctataacatgtctTATCCTTGAGAATATTATAGTTATGGGACTTACCTTGATTGGCTGTTCCTGGTCGTCCATGTGGAGCTTCACTGATTGGAGTTTTAGCTATCACTTCATTGGGTTGCTTTCCAATGATCTGTTTTTGCTCTGCTTTCTTCTTGGGTACTTGCAAGACTTTCTTTGCTCCTGGATATGTGTCTTgtacctttggagcttgcagTGAACTCTGGTATGAACCCTTCTCTTGCTggttaatcttcttcttcacagcTTTAGGTTCCTTTGGTTTAAGTTTCACAGCTTCCTTAGCCTTACTCTTGCTGGTAGATGGGTCACACAGAATATTCCTCGGCTTGGGATCACAAGTCTTCTTGGGTTTAGCCTTAGGGGTGGACCTGACTGCCATGATCAATCTCTCTGGCTCGGCataattttcttcttctgcttcttggaTGAACTCAGCATCTTCTACAAAATCCTTATGTAGAAATTCCTTCATCTCTTCCCAAGAGTACTCTGGTAGCTCAAGCTCAAACCGTACACAACTGTCTTGTTCCCAATGCACATAAGCATTCTTGATTAAAGTTGCTTCAGCATAcagtgtcttcttcttctctggaaTATTGTGGGCTTGGAACCAATCCTCCATATCTTTCTCCCATCTGAAGTAGTCTTCTGGCCCTTGGTTATAGCCTGAATATGTGATGTATCTTGGCTcatactcatcatcatcatctcttccaGCCTCACTAAAAGACTTCACTCTCTTCAGCAGAATCTGGATGGCTTTCCGGTTCATCTCCATAACCTTCTTCAGAGTAGTCTAAACTGACTTGAGCATCAGTTTCAACTTGGTGATCATCCTCCTGATCAGAATAAGGTAGCTCACACCATGGTATTTCTTTGGAACGAGACTCctcttcatcctcttcttcatgaTCAGAGTATGGTACTTCACACCATGGCCTCTCTTCAACATAAGACTCCTCATGTTCTGAGTTATAATCAAAGCCATCTTCTTGATAAACCTTTTCTGGCTCAGCCTCTTCATTGAAACAATCCTCTGTTTCTACTTCATGAATCTCCTCTTCATGCTGGTTGTGTTCTTCTAGGCTGATCTCGGATCCAGTTTCCTCATGATATAACTCGCCCTCATGGTTATCTCTCTGGTCAGCTTCTTCTCTAGACCAATCCGTAGAGCTGGTGTTGTCTTGACAATGGTCTGGTGGTTCTGGTTCAAGCTCTCCACCATCtggatcatcatcataatcagtGTTGGAACAATCATCTGTCCACTGATCTTCTTCATAACCACTCTCTTCATCAGACAACAATTGTTCTTCTTGCTCCCAATCACAATCACTTTGTTCTTCATCTCCCATGGTTCCTGATATAACACACAACTCGTGGGTTAAATGCTCTAATGGGTTCAAGAGTCAAAGACAAGTGAAACAATAATAACAATGGCTAAACTATATGCTTGGACAgaaattaagtaaaataaatatgatgcaatattcttttccttttttttttttttttttaaatgcaagcAATATGGTATGCACgaaatatataaacacaaacaagaaaatttaactttttattttggttttcagattaatagaaacaaagaacaattttttttttttatatgcaagCAAACCGAAAAAGGAAACTAGGAAATAAACTAAAtgcaaaaatttaaatatggcAATGGGAGCTGgggaatgaatgcaaacaactaGACTGATATTTCAAAAGAATTTCGTGGATCAAACTAAcaaaacttcttctttttcttttttttattttcttaagaacaacaagaacaaaaaaaaacagcaacaaTGGCAGAAATTTAAAATCAagcaaataacaatttttatgggttttatgaataataaactGAATCAAAACAGCAACTAGAACATGAACaaactttttatggttttcaattttctGGAATTCAAATAACAAGAACAGAAATAATAGCAAGacaatttttatgatttttttattttatttatgaagacaaaaacaaatgaaactaaaaatgATTGCAAATAAAAGAGATAGGATAGATGCAACCTGATAGATAGGAGCttttgaagctctgataccagatgaTGTAAGAC
This window encodes:
- the LOC130505737 gene encoding uncharacterized protein LOC130505737; this encodes MGDEEQSDCDWEQEEQLLSDEESGYEEDQWTDDCSNTDYDDDPDGGELEPEPPDHCQDNTSSTDWSREEADQRDNHEGELYHEETGSEISLEEHNQHEEEIHEVETEDCFNEEAEPEKVYQEDGFDYNSEHEESYVEERPWCEVPYSDHEEEDEEESRSKEIPWCELPYSDQEDDHQVETDAQVSLDYSEEGYGDEPESHPDSAEESEVF